From a region of the Impatiens glandulifera chromosome 4, dImpGla2.1, whole genome shotgun sequence genome:
- the LOC124934753 gene encoding increased DNA methylation 1-like, which yields MDRHPAGSRKSGGKTSEAVRFPLIRTIFAWLIYHKIIQENTIVRYMNIKNNQTLLKGTIKSHGILCQCCSQILTIMEFQTHAGCGGQTRPFGNIFNEMGISLLESMNKLWDITLKGAKCLERNEIERRNKAIDGYGVACVICANGGDLLRCVNCVSSYHLRCVGVKDVLEGNRLCPYCICKFCGKPSTNKEYLIPCSQCEKRYHWKCSQDRRTGEPLILNITCTPICDYKCRKVYQELVSRIAVQNELGDGYSMTLLHRIPQEFGKSFDEVYRNVVGHSNLAIAKRLMEDSFNSTNDGHTSINLINHFIFNQESPFSIIDFNGFYTAVLEKDGVIISVACLKVHGTKLAEIPLIATCENYRNQGMCRKLMTQIESTLNHLKVENLIILSTKEMVGMWMKNYGFKEIESSLAEDLVHRSALMFHETIRLYKRLTPNQTIERKK from the exons ATGGATAGACATCCAGCAGGATCTAGGAAGAGTGGGGGCAAAACAAGTGAAGCTGTAAGATTTCCTCTTATTAGAACAATATTTGCTTGGTTGATTTATCACAAAATTATACAAGAAAACACAATTGTTCGATACATGAACATTAAGAACAACCAAACTCTATTAAAGGGAACAATCAAAAGTCATGGCATCTTATGCCAGTGTTGCTCTCAAATACTAACAATAATGGAATTTCAAACACACGCGGGTTGTGGAGGTCAAACACGAccatttggaaacatttttAATGAGATGGGAATATCATTATTGGAATCCATGAATAAACTTTGGGATATAACACTAAAAGGAGCTAAATGTCTTGAGCGCAACGAAATAGAGCGAAGAAACAAAGCAATTGATGGGTATGGTGTTGCATGTGTTATCTGCGCAAATGGAGGGGATTTGCTACGTTGTGTCAATTGTGTTTCTAGTTATCACCTACGTTGTGTTGGTGTAAAG GATGTTCTAGAAGGAAATCGGTTATGCCCCTATTGCATTTGCAAATTTTGTGGGAAACCTTCTACAAACAAAGAATATTTGATCCCATGTTCGCAATGTGAAAAACGTT ATCATTGGAAATGCTCTCAAGATAGGAGGACTGGAGAGCCTTTAATTTTGAACATCACATGTACACCAATATGTGATTACAAATGTAGAAAG GTATATCAAGAACTAGTGAGTAGAATTGCGGTTCAAAATGAGCTTGGCGATGGATATTCAATGACTCTGCTCCATCGAATTCCCCAAGAGTTTGGAAAATCGTTTGATGAGGTGTATCGAAATGTTGTTGGTCATTCAAACCTTGCAATAGCAAAGAGACTAATGGAAGATTCCTTTAATTCTACTAATGATGGTCACACAAGTATCAACTTgatcaatcattttatttttaatcaaga GTCACCTTTCTCCATAATCGATTTTAATGGATTTTATACTGCTGTTTTGGAGAAGGATGGGGTGATCATCTCAGTCGCATGTCTAAA AGTTCATGGGACCAAGCTTGCTGAGATTCCCCTAATCGCAACATGTGAAAACTATCGCAATCAAGGAATGTGCAGAAAATTAATGACTCAAATTGAATCG ACTCTTAATCATCTTAAAGTTGAGAACTTGATTATTCTATCCACCAAAGAAATGGTTGGTATGTGGATGAAAAACTATGGATTTAAGGAGATTGAGAGTTCACTAGCAGAGGATCTAGTGCATAGAAGTGCATTGATGTTCCATGAAACTATAAGATTATACAAGAGATTAACCCCTAATCAG ACaattgaaagaaagaaataa